A window of Quercus robur chromosome 12, dhQueRobu3.1, whole genome shotgun sequence genomic DNA:
CAAGAGGTCTTCCCATTGTAGGAATCTCATTACCCGCTTCATATAACTAAATTAAGGGTCTAACCAGTCACATTGGGGAAAAGGCTCGCACATAACccaaattaagaagaaaaaaaaaattcaacataacttggacttttatttatttttatatagaatcaagttagttttaatttgatttagATTCTAATTGCACTTCaactttaatataatatatgattccatatttagagaaaaacaaaccaAAGATTGCTACATTCGGTTAACGTAACTTATTAATAAACTCAAGTTTGTTTGGTAAGGAAACTAATCAAGCTTAAATGGCTAATCTAACACTTTCATAAGCTCAAGcttaagtttaatttttgttcaaaataaaataaaataaacttgtgGGGATAAAATTCATCAGTCAACAGCGAGCCTTGGTACTCGTGCGGAGCCCAGCCATAACAGGAAGTGAAGACACGGCCAGAGGACTCCCATCCCAGCCCAATCCTGTTGGGCCGGGTTTGtttaaggggcgtccgaggaggagtgtctcctcggacgAACCAAATGGGAGTCCAATTCACACCCTTTACATGGTGAGAAATCGTCCCAAATCAAAGGGAAATGCTAGACGTtcagggggcaaccacaactgccgcattaaatgcaaggaagctacttttccagccgcattaatgtagaaagGACATGAAAACagtattatcttggccagtgcaactcacagaaaagaaggaggatgtTTTATGGGataggcactcaagtagaggcccagatggttaacaagtgtagggccaTTACCAattgaaggatgctatataagagaggaAAATCCCCATGACTAGGGGAAGGGGAGAGACGGgagagaagagaggaaaaaaagagagaaagagagagaagttctgtaaacaaagcataagattCAGTCCCATGAATTGTTATCCCAGGAAACTTAATGAAACGTCCCCACGTTCAAATGGTTGCATGACTTACTAACAATTAAGTTTACTCtatcaagacctagttctacgacctactctctacaaattcattgttgagggtcttttgggccagaatcgcctGCTTGCTGGGCCTGGACCCCAAACTCCGCCCTTACAAAACTAATTCAAAAATTGTAATAATCtctaaaataaaacataagGCTATTTTAGACAATCCTAATCTCAATTacatttagagtttttttttttaatgaattatatttAAAGGTTTATCTCCATCTATTAAggatttagaaagttagttatggtttttaaaaatgtaaaaaaaacctctaatctaattaaataatctgtattcttaaaaaaaaaaaaaagggttaaaattgtaattcaacgaaaaaaaaaaaaaaaaactatcagtgaaacttttttcttaaaaattagcatactctttatttaaatatgagaaatgatatgtctacaacattttcacaatatttttacaacaaattctaagtggtaggttgttactggttgttattgttaggagaaaaaagtaatcttagtgttaggttcaaatttaaaccaataacaattaaccacctataatttgttgtgaaaatgttgtaaaaatgttgtagacgattgtggatgtagcatctctctttaaatatatctcacacacatttgataaaatttttcctaaaaagtaGCAAACATTATACTAgcaatttatttcattttaaattataaattttaggttatatttggtaacagtttttattttctattttcaaaaacttgtttttgggaatataaagaaaaaacaattttcttgtatttttgaaatcaaaaacatgtttgattagttgaaattaaaaatataattttttctgaagaaaaaaaatagaaaataacaaaatatgttgttactaagatttgaactctaatgctaactcattaaatgagacaaattcattaaattaaatagttttttcactgacttttaaaaattataaactaaaaataatcttttttatgtttttagtttcctttacaaattgagttttgggaatagtttttgttttctgtccattttggattatcaaacaagttttttagtctcaaaaatagaaaattgtttttggaaacagaaaataaagaaaaaaaaaaaacagttaccaaacatacctgTGGGAGGGTTTCTTGTCTCAGCCCCCAATTAGCAGGTATTGTTCGCTTTGGCTATGCCTCACGGttttgctcaatcccacatcggggAGAGACGCCTTCTACATGTGCCCTATAAGGCGTTGTCCGCTTTGGTGAGGCATCTTTTAATGTGAAAGGGTTTCTTGTCTTAGTTTCCAATTAGCAGGTATTGTTTGCTTTGACTATGCCTCACGGTTTTGCTTAACCTCACGTCGGGAGAAACGAGgctagtatttatttattattttacgaggacaaaaaaaaaaaaaaaaatatatatatatatatatatatatataaagtaaagaTAAAAAAGGAATACAGAGGAAAACAGAAATAACAGTAGAAAAGAAAGGATAGAATACTGGGAAGGAAGTGCAGCAAATTCTCAGTATTCATCACATTAGGCTTGGAAGTGGATCAGCTCAGCTCTTAAAAAGTAACAAACAAAATCCAACAATTCTTATCGCTCCAAAAGTCGCAGAAATGGATTTGTCGGAGCTGTGGGCAATATTCGGGCCAGGAGTGGCGGGCGCCGTATTCGGCGCCGGGTGGTGGTTCTGGGTGGACGCCGTCGTTTGCAGCTCCGTCTCGGTCTCCTTCGTCCACTACCTTCCTGgtgagtctcttttttttttttgtttttggtttctgTGTAATTATATCGATTGTGTTAATTAGGGTTTGGTTTGATTCgattgtttgttgttgttggtttcgTAGGattttttgcttcttttgcGGCTCTGATGTTCAATTGCGTTAGGAAAGAAGACATCGATTACTCTCCCTACGAAGAAGGCGAGTGGAGGTCtgtaatttctctctctctctctctctgtttattatttgtttatttttggattttgtgatttttttgctCGAGAATTGTCATTGATATTTCAATCAGAGTTCAAATGGGTCATTGAATTTTGAAGTTCAATCTGAATGCTATATAATGATGTTAAACATCAAAATGAGAGCACCGATAAACAATGTTGTGGTACTATTGGGCAGAAATTTAAGATTTAATGTCTATAATAGATAATTGCACTAAGATTAATCATAAAGGAATGTAAAAATTGTTTTGGGTCTTTTAGAATTTTGGGGTTCGTtgactcattttcttttttgttcataAGTGTTCATCTTCATGAGCATGCGTAACCtgtttcattaataaatttgatgattacttataataataataaaaag
This region includes:
- the LOC126709089 gene encoding uncharacterized protein LOC126709089: MDLSELWAIFGPGVAGAVFGAGWWFWVDAVVCSSVSVSFVHYLPGFFASFAALMFNCVRKEDIDYSPYEEGEWRLKLWLFFAYVVSFVSLAASVGLLIQDSLVTTGPSVWTGTAGVLQCVFVLISGLIYWTSHPE